The following are encoded together in the Serratia sp. UGAL515B_01 genome:
- a CDS encoding RNase A-like domain-containing protein — translation MDNNFSIAMTPLQLAAVMSDETVSESAVGNRIWGSVNFLGGVLELAAATSLCLVPEPTGVTKAGCIIVGAHSMDTIRASAYQVYTGQQTSTIMSQLASGIAKDLGASDDTAEQIGIAVDVVLPFSVAGAARVASVRLGQVRLMSHEAVKGIHGGGHTLKKHVGKSVEDLIDKIDRGLKSRTLDISGFSSSFPSIEVAEKAVSQTIKANRNIIRSWARSTPAGSHERILKIEYSAQNTVGIIVSAESKMVSETNKVRVVLLKEIYNKKPYYVLTAYPIK, via the coding sequence GTGGATAACAATTTTAGTATTGCTATGACACCCCTTCAGCTTGCTGCGGTCATGTCAGACGAAACCGTGAGTGAAAGCGCAGTCGGCAACCGGATCTGGGGTAGTGTTAACTTTCTAGGCGGTGTGCTTGAGCTAGCTGCTGCCACTTCTCTTTGTTTAGTACCGGAACCAACGGGGGTAACCAAGGCCGGTTGTATCATCGTTGGCGCTCATAGTATGGATACCATCAGGGCTTCAGCTTACCAAGTTTATACAGGACAGCAGACATCAACCATAATGTCCCAATTGGCTTCGGGTATTGCTAAAGATCTAGGCGCAAGCGATGACACTGCTGAACAAATCGGCATTGCAGTAGATGTTGTACTCCCCTTTTCTGTAGCAGGAGCAGCACGGGTCGCTTCTGTCAGGCTGGGGCAGGTCCGGCTGATGAGCCATGAAGCTGTCAAGGGTATTCATGGTGGTGGACATACATTGAAAAAACATGTCGGTAAGTCAGTTGAAGATTTAATCGATAAAATAGATAGGGGACTCAAATCCAGGACGTTGGATATTTCTGGTTTCTCCAGCTCCTTTCCATCGATTGAAGTAGCTGAAAAGGCTGTTAGTCAGACAATAAAAGCCAACAGAAATATAATTCGCTCATGGGCAAGAAGCACTCCAGCAGGTAGCCATGAAAGAATTCTCAAAATTGAATATTCTGCTCAAAATACTGTTGGCATAATAGTTAGTGCAGAAAGTAAAATGGTATCCGAAACTAACAAGGTCAGAGTTGTTTTATTGAAAGAAATATATAATAAAAAACCCTATTATGTTCTTACTGCCTATCCAATAAAATAA
- a CDS encoding putative holin — MPEPLTTGTSAATYMIGGITIASLFAGGDTGVIIGAFSGAVIYVLSASDLSIWQRLLSFLASFLIGGQTAGFVTDVINYATPEVIHAERPLGAVVASAIAVRVFMYISKQSENPGQWFKKLRGGSGDGQ, encoded by the coding sequence ATGCCGGAACCGCTAACCACAGGTACCAGCGCGGCGACCTATATGATCGGCGGTATCACTATCGCAAGTTTATTTGCTGGTGGGGATACGGGGGTGATCATTGGTGCCTTTTCTGGCGCAGTCATTTATGTCTTGTCGGCGTCTGATTTATCTATTTGGCAGCGTCTACTGTCGTTTCTCGCCTCATTTCTTATTGGGGGGCAAACTGCGGGATTCGTCACGGATGTTATCAACTATGCGACACCGGAAGTCATTCATGCAGAACGTCCCCTAGGGGCTGTAGTTGCTTCGGCTATTGCTGTGCGCGTGTTCATGTATATCAGCAAACAGTCAGAGAATCCGGGGCAGTGGTTTAAAAAACTGCGAGGGGGCAGTGGCGATGGTCAATGA
- a CDS encoding phage holin family protein: protein MVNEIFLIVNALACSVIALRLMTFRRAGGAHRPFAAWCAYFLIIASASVPIRILTGEYDCADWSETFINLAFCAAVLAARGNVMRFAKPLR, encoded by the coding sequence ATGGTCAATGAAATTTTCCTCATTGTTAATGCACTGGCTTGCTCTGTGATTGCGTTGAGATTGATGACTTTTCGCAGAGCTGGAGGCGCACACCGTCCCTTTGCTGCATGGTGTGCTTATTTCCTCATTATTGCCTCTGCATCGGTACCAATTCGTATTTTGACAGGTGAATACGACTGTGCGGACTGGTCAGAGACTTTTATCAATCTGGCATTTTGCGCCGCTGTTCTCGCTGCTCGCGGAAATGTCATGCGTTTTGCCAAGCCACTAAGGTGA
- a CDS encoding M15 family metallopeptidase: MPDYKFSKRSENNLVGVNADLVKMARLALGLSSVDFGITEGLRSVARQRELVRDGKSQTMNSRHITGHAIDVVAYIGKDISWEWKYYEQIAAAFKQASSELNVPIEWGGDWKTLKDGPHFQLPHKEHPA, translated from the coding sequence ATGCCTGATTATAAATTTAGTAAACGCAGTGAAAATAATCTGGTTGGTGTAAACGCTGACTTGGTGAAAATGGCGCGTCTTGCTCTTGGATTATCCTCTGTTGATTTTGGCATTACTGAAGGTCTGCGCTCAGTGGCTCGACAGCGCGAACTTGTTCGTGATGGTAAAAGCCAGACAATGAACAGTCGACACATTACAGGTCATGCGATAGATGTGGTGGCATACATCGGCAAGGACATAAGTTGGGAATGGAAATACTACGAGCAGATCGCGGCGGCTTTCAAGCAGGCCAGCAGTGAATTGAACGTTCCTATTGAATGGGGCGGAGATTGGAAGACACTTAAGGACGGGCCTCACTTCCAGCTACCGCATAAGGAGCATCCCGCATGA
- a CDS encoding DUF2570 family protein: MMRYWLISLLLVAICLGGYSAALSGRLKYVEQENKALVAAVESRDATITGLKDAASADRRVTEEQLGIEQQKRTKADAENKTLRRALESSDCDRHRMSDDVINILRK, from the coding sequence ATGATGAGGTATTGGCTAATTAGCTTGTTGCTGGTGGCCATCTGCCTTGGAGGGTATAGCGCGGCGCTGTCCGGCCGACTGAAATATGTTGAGCAGGAAAACAAAGCACTGGTGGCAGCGGTCGAAAGCCGTGATGCAACCATTACCGGATTGAAAGATGCTGCCAGTGCTGACCGCCGCGTCACAGAAGAGCAGTTAGGGATTGAACAGCAGAAGAGGACAAAGGCCGATGCTGAAAACAAAACGTTGCGCCGTGCGCTTGAGTCCAGTGATTGCGACCGTCATCGTATGTCTGATGATGTCATTAACATCCTGCGTAAATAA
- a CDS encoding IS3 family transposase (programmed frameshift) has product MTQPKQTKRRFSPEFKLEAIEQVVKYQRSTIEVARALELDPSQLRKWIRQHKEEVSGVTPDNPALTPEQREIQSLRAQIKRLEMEKEIPKAGSRVDERAPHQIFALITRLKTKWSVVELCRLLKVTRSVYYASLNSRVDVKRLQLRAQVRKLHQQSRGAAGSRTLSLLMRQSGYNVGRWLARRLMQECGLASRQPGKPRYRGERETSLASPDLLKRQFKPSEPNRVWSGDISYIKVNGGWCYLALVIDLYSRRIVGSAISSSPDAELVCRALRNALETRPKEKRLLFHSDQGGQYRSKKYRQLLWRNGVMQSMSRRGNCLDNSPMERVFRSLKSEWLPVGGYMDIHHAVRDIGEWIQSYYNTVRPHRHNGGLPPCEYEEQWKKATKVS; this is encoded by the exons ATGACTCAACCTAAACAGACCAAACGCCGTTTTTCTCCTGAATTCAAACTGGAAGCTATTGAGCAGGTCGTTAAGTATCAGCGGTCAACCATCGAGGTTGCACGCGCTCTGGAGTTGGACCCCAGCCAATTGCGTAAATGGATACGCCAGCACAAAGAAGAAGTCAGCGGGGTGACGCCGGACAATCCTGCACTGACACCAGAGCAACGTGAAATCCAGTCGCTCAGAGCGCAGATTAAACGGCTAGAAATGGAAAAAGAAATAC CTAAAGCAGGCAGCCGTGTTGATGAGCGAGCTCCCCATCAAATCTTTGCGTTAATCACACGGCTGAAAACAAAATGGTCGGTGGTCGAATTGTGCCGCCTGCTCAAAGTAACGCGCAGTGTTTACTATGCCTCGCTGAATTCGCGGGTTGATGTAAAACGTCTGCAACTGCGTGCTCAGGTGCGGAAATTGCATCAACAGAGCCGGGGAGCAGCCGGCAGCAGAACACTGAGTCTGCTGATGCGTCAGTCGGGTTATAACGTGGGGCGCTGGCTGGCCCGCAGGCTGATGCAGGAATGTGGTCTGGCGAGTCGCCAACCCGGCAAGCCTCGTTACCGTGGTGAACGGGAGACGTCACTGGCATCGCCAGACTTACTGAAAAGGCAGTTTAAGCCGTCGGAGCCCAATCGTGTGTGGAGTGGAGATATCAGCTATATCAAAGTCAATGGTGGCTGGTGCTACCTGGCACTGGTGATTGACCTTTACTCCCGTCGGATAGTGGGCAGTGCCATATCGTCATCCCCGGATGCCGAGCTGGTGTGTCGAGCCCTGCGTAATGCACTGGAGACGCGACCAAAGGAAAAGAGGCTGCTGTTTCATTCGGATCAGGGAGGGCAGTACAGGAGTAAGAAATACAGGCAGTTACTGTGGAGGAACGGAGTGATGCAGAGTATGAGCCGCAGGGGTAACTGCCTGGATAACTCACCAATGGAAAGAGTGTTCCGAAGCCTGAAAAGTGAATGGCTGCCTGTCGGGGGTTATATGGATATCCATCATGCGGTACGAGATATCGGTGAATGGATACAAAGTTATTACAACACGGTACGCCCCCATCGGCACAATGGTGGATTACCGCCCTGTGAATACGAAGAGCAGTGGAAAAAGGCTACGAAGGTGTCCTGA
- a CDS encoding phage terminase small subunit P27 family: MAGTAGRSGRRPKPTARKELAGNPGKRSLNKDEPVFTPIKGVDPPAWFEEEELHLATVMWQMTTKELCGQGILCITDLAVLERWCVAYEFWRRAVKCIAREGNVVTGATGGPIKNPQLTAKKEQESEMSSTGAMLGLDPGSRQRLIGMAGQKKSTNPFIKLITS; encoded by the coding sequence ATGGCCGGAACGGCAGGCCGATCCGGGCGGCGTCCGAAGCCAACCGCCCGTAAGGAATTGGCCGGCAATCCCGGAAAAAGGTCATTAAACAAAGATGAGCCGGTATTCACACCCATTAAAGGCGTGGATCCGCCTGCATGGTTCGAGGAAGAAGAGCTGCACCTTGCTACGGTGATGTGGCAGATGACAACGAAGGAGCTTTGCGGCCAGGGCATTCTTTGCATCACCGACCTGGCAGTGCTCGAACGATGGTGTGTGGCGTATGAGTTCTGGCGCCGGGCGGTGAAGTGCATAGCCAGGGAGGGAAATGTAGTTACCGGTGCCACTGGCGGGCCGATAAAAAACCCACAACTGACAGCCAAAAAAGAGCAGGAATCGGAGATGAGTAGCACCGGCGCCATGCTTGGCCTTGACCCTGGCAGCCGGCAGCGTCTGATTGGCATGGCTGGGCAAAAGAAATCCACAAACCCTTTCATTAAGTTGATCACGTCATGA
- a CDS encoding terminase large subunit, translating into MTRKSYPNVNAANQYARDVVRGKIVACQFVISACQRHLDDLAEEKARKFRYRFDRDLAEQAARFIQLLPHTKGEWAYKRMPITLEPWQLFIVCAVFGWVHKGTKLRRFREVYTEIPRKNGKSAISAGVALYGFTCDGEFGAEVYSGATTEKQAWEVFRPARLMCKRTPMLMEAFGIEVNASNLNRPEDGARFEPLIGNPGDGSSPSLAIVDEYHEHPTDALYTTMLTGMGARRQPLMWAITTAGYNIEGPCYDKRREVIEMLNGTVPNDELFGIIYTIDEGDDWTKPAALEKANPNMGVSVYRDFLLSQQQRAINNARHAGTFKTKHLNVWVAARNAFYNLISLKRCEDTTLTLEMFEGQPCILAFDLARKLDMNSMPRLFTREIDGRRHYYSVAPRFWVPYDTVYSVEKSEDRRTAERFQKWVEMGLLSVTDGAEIDYRYIMDEAKAANRLNPVEESPIDPSGATAISHELADEGMNPITIIQNYTNMSDAMKELEAAIESGRFHHDGNPIMLWCLSNVIGKFLPGSDDVVRPIKEQAESKIDGAVALIMAIGRAMLNDPRDFLSNLDPDEELLTL; encoded by the coding sequence ATGACAAGAAAATCATACCCCAACGTTAACGCGGCTAATCAGTATGCGCGGGACGTGGTGCGCGGAAAGATTGTGGCGTGCCAGTTTGTTATCAGTGCCTGCCAGCGCCACCTTGATGATCTGGCTGAAGAAAAAGCGCGTAAGTTCAGGTACCGGTTTGATCGTGACCTGGCAGAGCAGGCGGCACGGTTTATTCAACTCCTACCCCATACAAAAGGGGAGTGGGCTTATAAACGTATGCCGATCACCCTGGAGCCTTGGCAGCTTTTCATTGTATGCGCAGTGTTTGGTTGGGTGCATAAAGGTACCAAGTTGCGGCGATTTCGTGAGGTCTACACCGAGATCCCTCGCAAAAACGGTAAATCAGCCATTTCTGCCGGGGTGGCTCTCTATGGCTTTACCTGTGACGGTGAATTTGGTGCTGAGGTTTACTCTGGCGCCACTACTGAAAAGCAGGCGTGGGAAGTATTCCGACCAGCCCGGTTGATGTGCAAGCGCACGCCGATGCTGATGGAGGCTTTCGGGATAGAGGTTAATGCTTCCAACCTGAACAGGCCTGAAGATGGCGCCCGTTTTGAGCCGTTGATCGGCAACCCCGGCGATGGTTCATCACCTAGCTTGGCGATAGTGGACGAGTATCACGAGCATCCGACTGATGCACTGTATACCACCATGCTTACCGGTATGGGTGCCAGGCGGCAACCGCTTATGTGGGCGATCACTACAGCGGGTTACAACATTGAAGGGCCGTGTTACGACAAGCGCCGCGAAGTTATTGAAATGCTGAATGGCACGGTACCTAACGATGAGTTGTTTGGCATTATTTACACCATCGACGAGGGCGACGACTGGACGAAGCCAGCGGCACTGGAGAAAGCCAATCCCAATATGGGGGTTTCGGTCTATCGGGATTTTCTGCTTAGTCAGCAACAGCGTGCTATCAACAATGCCAGGCATGCCGGCACATTCAAAACCAAGCATCTGAATGTCTGGGTAGCGGCGCGTAACGCTTTCTATAACCTGATCAGCTTGAAGCGTTGTGAAGATACCACGCTGACACTTGAGATGTTCGAGGGGCAGCCCTGCATACTTGCGTTCGACCTTGCGCGCAAGCTCGACATGAACAGCATGCCGCGCTTGTTTACTCGTGAAATTGACGGCAGGCGTCATTACTACAGCGTGGCTCCGCGTTTCTGGGTGCCTTATGACACGGTGTATAGCGTAGAAAAGAGTGAGGACAGACGAACGGCTGAACGCTTTCAAAAGTGGGTGGAGATGGGGTTGTTATCTGTCACCGATGGCGCAGAAATTGACTATCGCTACATCATGGATGAAGCCAAAGCAGCAAATCGACTTAATCCAGTAGAGGAAAGCCCGATAGATCCATCTGGTGCAACGGCAATATCGCACGAACTCGCTGATGAGGGGATGAACCCGATCACCATCATTCAGAATTACACTAATATGTCAGACGCCATGAAAGAGCTGGAGGCCGCTATTGAGTCTGGGCGTTTTCATCATGACGGCAATCCGATCATGCTCTGGTGTCTCAGTAATGTGATCGGCAAGTTCTTGCCGGGTAGTGATGATGTCGTCAGGCCGATAAAGGAGCAGGCTGAAAGCAAAATTGACGGCGCAGTCGCCCTGATTATGGCCATTGGTCGGGCCATGCTGAATGATCCTCGTGACTTCCTTTCCAACCTCGATCCGGATGAAGAACTACTGACGCTATGA
- a CDS encoding phage portal protein translates to MLLDAIFRSESLENPANPITGDSLDLGFRSGDVFVSPETSMKLTAVYACIYVLSSTLAQMPLHVMRKSGDKVEQGRDHPVFYLVHDEPNVWQTSYKWRELKERHVLGWGNGYTKVVRSRRGEITALEACMPWETTLLNTGGRYTYGVYNEEGSFAINPHDMIHIRALGNNQKMGLSPILQQAETIGLGMSGQQYTSNFFGGNARPAGIVSVKGELNKESWAWLKEMWKKAAQALRNQENKTLLLPADLNYQALTVSPVDAQLIDLMKLNRSQIAGIFNVPAHMINDLEKATFSNITQQSIQFVRHTVMPWIVNWEQELNRRLFTAAERSAGYYVRFNLAGLLRGTPQERAQFYHFAITDGWMSRNEARAFEDMNPVDGLDEMLVSVNAANPASDITDLNKEEKPNE, encoded by the coding sequence GTGCTACTTGATGCCATTTTCCGTAGTGAATCGCTGGAAAATCCCGCCAATCCGATCACAGGTGACAGTCTTGATCTGGGGTTTCGGTCGGGGGATGTCTTTGTCAGTCCTGAAACCTCGATGAAGCTTACGGCGGTCTACGCCTGTATTTATGTGCTGTCTTCTACTCTGGCGCAGATGCCGTTACATGTAATGCGCAAATCCGGCGACAAGGTAGAGCAAGGGCGTGATCACCCCGTCTTTTATCTGGTTCATGACGAGCCGAACGTATGGCAAACCAGCTACAAGTGGAGGGAGTTGAAAGAGCGTCATGTTCTAGGTTGGGGTAACGGGTACACAAAGGTGGTTCGTTCTCGCCGGGGAGAAATCACTGCGCTTGAAGCCTGCATGCCGTGGGAAACCACGCTACTGAATACCGGCGGACGTTATACCTATGGTGTGTACAACGAAGAAGGCAGCTTTGCAATCAATCCCCATGACATGATCCATATTCGGGCGTTGGGCAATAACCAAAAGATGGGTTTAAGTCCTATCTTGCAGCAAGCCGAAACCATTGGGTTGGGAATGAGCGGACAGCAGTACACCAGTAACTTTTTTGGTGGTAATGCGCGGCCCGCTGGGATTGTGTCGGTAAAAGGCGAGCTAAATAAAGAATCCTGGGCTTGGCTGAAGGAGATGTGGAAGAAGGCTGCGCAGGCGTTGCGCAATCAGGAAAACAAAACCCTTCTGTTGCCCGCTGACTTGAATTACCAGGCATTGACGGTTTCGCCGGTGGACGCTCAGTTAATCGACCTGATGAAGCTTAATCGCTCACAAATTGCCGGGATCTTCAATGTTCCTGCGCACATGATTAACGATTTGGAAAAGGCGACCTTCTCCAACATTACTCAGCAATCCATTCAGTTTGTGCGCCACACGGTCATGCCGTGGATTGTTAATTGGGAGCAGGAGCTTAACCGCCGCTTATTTACCGCCGCCGAGCGCAGTGCAGGGTATTACGTCCGGTTTAACCTGGCTGGTTTACTGCGTGGTACCCCGCAGGAACGCGCCCAATTCTATCACTTCGCCATAACAGATGGCTGGATGAGTCGAAACGAGGCTCGAGCATTTGAAGATATGAACCCAGTTGATGGACTGGATGAAATGCTGGTCAGCGTCAATGCGGCTAATCCTGCCAGTGACATTACAGACTTAAACAAAGAGGAAAAGCCCAATGAGTGA
- a CDS encoding HK97 family phage prohead protease — MSDRETRCYGGEVRAQQEENQPTHIIGYGSVFDSRSEVIWGFREIIKPGAFDDVLKDDVRGLFNHDPNFILGRSSAGTLSLSVDTRGLQYNIVAPETQTIRDLVISPMQRGDINQSSFSFRVARDGEDWYQDEQGVVIREISKISRLFDVSPVTYPAYQEADSAVRSMKAWQEARDSGAIANAVNQRMARERLLTLLNA, encoded by the coding sequence ATGAGTGACAGAGAAACGCGCTGTTACGGCGGAGAAGTACGTGCACAACAGGAAGAAAACCAGCCTACGCACATTATCGGTTATGGCTCGGTATTCGATAGCCGATCAGAAGTGATCTGGGGGTTTCGCGAGATTATCAAGCCTGGCGCTTTTGATGACGTGCTGAAAGATGATGTTCGCGGCCTATTCAATCATGACCCTAATTTTATTCTTGGTCGCAGTTCGGCAGGTACGTTGTCGTTATCCGTTGATACGCGGGGGCTGCAGTACAACATTGTGGCACCAGAAACCCAGACTATCCGTGATTTGGTGATCAGCCCTATGCAGCGTGGCGACATCAACCAGTCCTCCTTTTCCTTCCGTGTCGCCCGCGATGGCGAGGATTGGTACCAGGATGAGCAAGGGGTTGTGATCCGAGAGATTAGCAAGATTTCGCGGTTGTTCGATGTTAGCCCGGTGACCTATCCGGCCTATCAGGAAGCCGATTCAGCCGTGAGATCCATGAAAGCCTGGCAGGAGGCGCGTGACAGTGGCGCGATCGCTAATGCCGTAAACCAACGAATGGCGCGTGAGCGCCTGCTGACTTTATTAAACGCGTAA
- a CDS encoding phage major capsid protein — protein sequence MKLHELKQKRNTIATDMRALNDKIGDNAWTEEQRTEWNKAKDELTKIDEQIAREEELRALDQTFVEDTEQEQRQQLNKNPELQQQERRAAAFDKFLRQGFGELTAEERAAVRELRAQGTSPDEKGGYTVPTQMLAKIVDAMKAYGGIASVAQILNSSNGQDITWSTSDGTAEEGELLGENTAASEQDVEFGTAILGAKKLSSKIIRVSNELLQDSGVDIEAYLAGRIAQRIGRGEAKYIVKGTGAGTPVQPKGLEVCVTGTVAAKALTLDWTDVNTLKHSIDPAYRNGPKFRLAFNDSTLKTLTELVDGNKRPLWLPDIVGVAPASVLGMQYVIDQAIDSMATGKKFIYCGDFDRFILRRITYMTLKRLVERFAEYDQTAFLAFHRFDCVLEDASAIKALTGK from the coding sequence ATGAAATTGCACGAATTGAAGCAAAAACGTAACACCATCGCGACCGACATGCGTGCTCTGAATGACAAGATCGGGGATAACGCCTGGACGGAAGAGCAGCGTACCGAGTGGAACAAGGCCAAGGATGAGCTGACCAAGATTGATGAGCAGATCGCTCGTGAAGAGGAGCTTCGCGCCTTGGATCAGACCTTTGTAGAGGACACTGAGCAGGAACAGCGTCAACAGTTGAATAAAAATCCAGAGCTTCAACAGCAGGAACGACGTGCGGCAGCGTTTGATAAATTCTTGCGCCAGGGCTTTGGCGAACTGACGGCTGAAGAACGCGCTGCTGTGCGTGAACTCCGCGCACAGGGCACTTCTCCTGATGAAAAAGGGGGTTATACCGTCCCGACCCAAATGCTGGCTAAAATCGTTGATGCGATGAAAGCTTACGGTGGCATTGCCAGCGTGGCGCAAATCCTAAACTCATCCAACGGGCAGGATATTACCTGGTCAACCTCTGACGGTACGGCGGAGGAAGGGGAGTTGCTGGGTGAGAACACCGCAGCCTCAGAGCAGGATGTTGAATTCGGTACCGCGATTTTGGGGGCTAAAAAACTCAGCTCTAAAATCATTCGCGTATCTAACGAACTGTTGCAGGATAGCGGTGTTGATATTGAAGCCTATCTGGCAGGACGCATTGCTCAACGTATCGGTCGCGGTGAGGCAAAATACATCGTCAAAGGCACCGGCGCAGGTACCCCAGTACAGCCCAAAGGGCTTGAGGTCTGTGTTACCGGCACTGTGGCGGCCAAGGCGCTCACGCTGGATTGGACGGATGTGAATACCCTTAAACATAGTATTGATCCAGCCTACCGTAACGGGCCTAAATTCCGGTTGGCCTTCAACGATTCCACACTGAAAACACTCACGGAACTGGTAGACGGTAATAAACGCCCGTTGTGGTTGCCGGATATTGTCGGTGTGGCGCCAGCGTCAGTGCTGGGGATGCAGTATGTTATCGACCAGGCGATCGATAGCATGGCAACCGGTAAAAAGTTTATTTACTGTGGTGACTTCGACCGCTTCATTCTGCGCCGCATCACTTATATGACGCTGAAACGCCTGGTTGAACGTTTTGCTGAGTACGATCAGACCGCGTTCCTTGCCTTCCATCGTTTCGATTGTGTGCTGGAGGATGCATCAGCGATCAAGGCGCTGACCGGTAAATAA
- a CDS encoding head-tail connector protein — MILTLAEIKAQLRLDSDFTEEDELLEFIGNAVQKRTETYINRTLYPCDAVIPQDDPCGLRLPDDIKMGMLLLASHYYENRKTVTDFEQTEVPMGFHWLVSPYRFIPL, encoded by the coding sequence ATGATCTTAACGCTTGCTGAAATCAAGGCTCAATTGCGCTTGGATTCTGATTTTACCGAAGAGGATGAGTTGCTTGAGTTTATTGGTAATGCGGTACAAAAGCGTACGGAAACCTATATCAATCGGACACTTTATCCTTGTGATGCGGTAATACCTCAAGATGATCCATGTGGATTACGTCTACCCGATGACATAAAGATGGGGATGCTATTGCTGGCTTCCCATTACTACGAAAATCGAAAGACTGTCACCGATTTTGAGCAGACAGAGGTGCCAATGGGTTTTCATTGGCTAGTTAGTCCTTATCGATTTATCCCACTATGA
- a CDS encoding phage head closure protein, with the protein MKRRLTEVTATYRAPEPGELNRRAQFRTREDVPGSGHMGVDTVYHNTFSTWAKLAAVGDSVRIDSMQVDAAITHRIIIRYRRGVTTDDEVVIEGMVYRIKGAKDLNDERRFLVISAEELGTVEAIGGDSGN; encoded by the coding sequence ATGAAAAGACGATTGACAGAGGTCACGGCAACATATCGAGCGCCAGAACCCGGCGAGCTTAACCGCCGAGCGCAATTCCGTACGCGCGAAGATGTGCCAGGCTCCGGGCATATGGGGGTTGATACAGTATACCACAACACATTCAGCACCTGGGCAAAGCTGGCAGCGGTCGGGGATTCAGTACGCATTGACTCGATGCAGGTTGACGCGGCGATCACTCATCGAATCATTATCCGGTACCGACGCGGTGTGACCACGGATGATGAAGTCGTGATCGAGGGTATGGTTTACCGCATCAAAGGTGCCAAAGATCTGAATGACGAGCGGCGCTTTTTGGTTATTAGTGCTGAGGAGTTGGGCACCGTTGAGGCGATAGGGGGCGATAGTGGGAATTGA
- a CDS encoding DUF2635 domain-containing protein: MYVIPCNGRSVPDPVKGDFLPKEGRNVADTIYWHRRLVSGEVVLKDTTPVQKPEQKAKKQ; the protein is encoded by the coding sequence ATGTATGTGATCCCCTGCAATGGCCGGTCAGTGCCTGATCCGGTCAAGGGCGACTTTTTGCCAAAAGAAGGCAGAAACGTTGCCGACACTATCTATTGGCATCGTCGTTTGGTCTCCGGTGAAGTGGTGCTGAAGGACACAACGCCCGTCCAGAAACCCGAACAAAAGGCTAAAAAACAATGA